Below is a window of Deltaproteobacteria bacterium DNA.
CGAAAAGGTTTTGGATTTGCAGCGGGAGAAAAAAGACCTGGCCGACGCCCTTCTGGACGGCGCCACGACCTCCATTGGTGCCTTGACCCGGGAGGACCTGGAGATGCTTCTGGCCTGAGGGAGCGGGCCGGGCGGGGCTGTTGCGCGGCCGCGCCACGCGGCCGGCCCAAAACGGAAAAAGGGGTTGTAGCGAACTACAACCCCTTGATTTCCTTTGGTGCCGAAGGGGAGACTCGAACTCCCATGGGGGAACCCCCACTAGACCCTGAACCTAGCGTGTCTACCAATTCCACCACTTCGGCCCGGCGTGAGAAGCGTCTTTATGCGAGGCGCATGTCCTTGGCAAGTGTTTTCTTGGGATTCGAGGAAAAAGAGGCGCGGTTGGCAGCCGCCGTGTTTTTTTTTTCGGGAAGGGCCTTTGTTGAAGGCCCTGGGCTTTTGGTATAGACGCAAGGCCCAGTTTGTATCGTGGAGGATTTTTCATGTATTGTGTTTCGCGGCCGGAGCAGATCGGCGGCCTGGAAAACGGCTCCTGCGTCACCATTGGCAATTTCGACGGAGTCCATGTCGGGCATCAGCGTCTTCTCGGTCGCGTTCGGGATCGGGCCCTGCAACTTGGTCTGCCGTCGGTGGTCATCACCTTCGAGCCACACCCGCTTCGTTTTTTCACCGGGCGCAAGACACCTCCATTCATCACCCTGCCAGAACAGAAGACGGAGCTCATCACCCAGCTCGGCATCGATCATCTGCTTTGTCTGGAATTCAATGCCGCGCTGGCGGCCATGCCCCCCGAAGAATTTGTGCGCCGTATTCTGGTCGGGGGCCTGCGCGTGCGTGAATTGATCATTGGCTACGACTATGCCTTCGGCAAGGGCCGCAGCGGCAACTACGCCCTGTTGGGCCGGCTGGGCCAGGAACTCGGATTCGAGGTGGAACAGTTGGAACCCGTGCTCATGGATCAGACCATTGTCAGCTCCACGCGCATCCGAGACTTGGTCGAGGCCGGTGATGTTTGGGCTGCTCGGCCGCTTCTGGGGCGTTTTTACCGGGTTTCCGGGACGGTCGTGCATGGGCAGAATCGCGGCGGACGGCTTTTGGGTTTTCCCACGGCCAATATGCATCTCAACGACGAGCTTTTTCCCAAGACCGGCGTGTATTGCTGCTGGGCCGAGGTGGACGGGGACGTGCATCCGGCCGTGGCCAACATCGGGTACAATCCGACCTTCGGCAATGAGGTGCTTTCGGTGGAGGTGCATAT
It encodes the following:
- a CDS encoding bifunctional riboflavin kinase/FAD synthetase; protein product: MYCVSRPEQIGGLENGSCVTIGNFDGVHVGHQRLLGRVRDRALQLGLPSVVITFEPHPLRFFTGRKTPPFITLPEQKTELITQLGIDHLLCLEFNAALAAMPPEEFVRRILVGGLRVRELIIGYDYAFGKGRSGNYALLGRLGQELGFEVEQLEPVLMDQTIVSSTRIRDLVEAGDVWAARPLLGRFYRVSGTVVHGQNRGGRLLGFPTANMHLNDELFPKTGVYCCWAEVDGDVHPAVANIGYNPTFGNEVLSVEVHILDLHADLYGKPMHVHFVQRLRGEKKFSGLDELKAQIAKDVALGRIVLSQAEARL